A stretch of Desulfotalea psychrophila LSv54 DNA encodes these proteins:
- a CDS encoding hybrid sensor histidine kinase/response regulator — translation MNFVLRSLLKSNFPLFYCCLLSVLLLSVLPLFAESPQKELHSRQVLIIQSGYEGYLWTESLNRGIQDVFSSAPEATNFFFEYIDTKRNHGGTYFADLRNFWEIKYRNQQIDLIITCDTPAYELLLKNRSSLFKDIPLVFTGVNRFNPTSLKGKKLITGIVEENDFKATVDIALQLHPKIKKLVFIIPGAQSYRLQWVKDLPARYREEVEQVIITGKELGEIDREFDALGPNIIAILLSSVVPIDGIYIPYQQLVPHLAKNRPFPFYTLWDSTLGQGIVGGKLISGEWQGREAAKLALKILQGTPVSELPVIERGSNRYMFDWQQLQRFNIDLSDLPAEAVVINRPISFYAQNKRLVQMTLTCIFILVILVISLATALIRLKKVESKVLLSDEILEQMPEAIVLIGMDGNIEKWLGRAEDIFGYSESECLGRPFAFDQSFEVRTAITGQIEKAIEKKGSFVGETSCLRKDGSLVPIEVTSTRAFSRSGIAMGTISILQDITERRQAKESLRASESRFRKMVAKSPMPTMINGQNQEIVFVNDKLTELFGYRLEDIDTEKKWWESAYPDANYRKRVKNTWDLAIKRAIVDDRDIEVQEWDLTTRDGSVHRCEFYMVPIEELSLVIVNDISPRVREASEKSRLELQLQQAQKMEAIGTLAGGIAHDFNNILAVILGYAELAKDEAPANSVIEKDLDQVIVGGNRAKELVKQILAFSRQEKVERLPMKVQVLLKETMRMLRPSLPSTIEIQTEIDPLCGFILADPTQVHQIIMNICTNANHAMDKSGGRLNIELKRISIDEENEHSSLRSGDYVVLVVADTGEGIAPNNIGKIFEPYFTTKEIGKGTGMGLATIHGIIREYGGRIDVVSVLGHGSAFSVYFPVITAVETIENTVLEETPQGRGRILLVDDEELLLTVGKKVLERLGYRVTTKSSSLEALAIFKERPNAFDAIITDQTMPDMVGSDLAQEILKIRADIPIILCTGYSDQFDTDMAHSLGIREFALKPLTKATLANLLSGVLNA, via the coding sequence ATGAATTTTGTATTAAGATCTCTTTTGAAAAGTAACTTTCCATTGTTCTACTGTTGTCTGCTGTCAGTTCTTCTCTTGTCTGTCCTGCCACTTTTTGCCGAGTCTCCGCAAAAAGAGCTGCATAGCCGTCAGGTTCTTATTATTCAATCCGGTTATGAAGGTTATCTATGGACAGAATCACTGAATAGGGGGATTCAGGATGTTTTTTCCTCTGCCCCGGAAGCAACCAATTTTTTCTTTGAGTATATTGATACTAAACGAAATCATGGTGGCACTTATTTTGCTGATTTACGAAATTTTTGGGAAATTAAATATCGTAATCAGCAGATTGACCTTATTATCACCTGTGATACCCCAGCATATGAACTTCTTCTGAAAAACAGAAGCTCTCTGTTTAAAGATATTCCTTTGGTTTTTACCGGGGTGAACAGGTTTAATCCCACCAGCTTGAAGGGAAAGAAACTGATCACCGGTATAGTAGAAGAAAACGATTTTAAGGCAACCGTTGACATTGCCCTACAGCTTCATCCAAAGATAAAAAAGCTTGTCTTCATTATTCCCGGTGCTCAGTCGTATCGTTTGCAGTGGGTTAAAGATCTTCCTGCTCGGTATCGAGAAGAGGTAGAACAGGTTATTATCACCGGAAAAGAGCTGGGTGAAATTGATAGAGAGTTTGATGCTCTCGGGCCAAATATCATCGCCATTCTCCTTAGCAGTGTTGTTCCCATAGACGGTATTTATATACCATATCAACAGCTTGTTCCCCATTTGGCAAAGAATAGACCATTTCCTTTCTACACACTCTGGGACAGTACCCTAGGCCAAGGCATTGTTGGTGGCAAGTTGATCAGTGGAGAGTGGCAGGGGCGTGAGGCGGCCAAGCTGGCATTAAAAATTTTACAAGGCACCCCCGTTAGCGAATTGCCCGTTATTGAAAGAGGTTCAAATCGGTATATGTTCGATTGGCAACAGTTACAGCGATTCAACATTGACCTCAGTGATCTGCCTGCGGAGGCAGTTGTCATCAACAGACCTATCTCTTTTTATGCTCAAAATAAGCGACTGGTGCAGATGACCCTTACCTGTATCTTCATCCTTGTCATACTGGTTATTTCCCTTGCCACAGCCCTTATTCGTCTGAAAAAAGTGGAGAGTAAGGTGCTTCTCTCCGATGAGATATTGGAACAGATGCCCGAAGCCATTGTTCTTATAGGTATGGATGGAAATATTGAAAAGTGGCTTGGCAGGGCAGAGGATATCTTCGGCTATTCAGAGAGTGAGTGCCTCGGTCGTCCGTTTGCCTTCGACCAGTCCTTCGAAGTTAGAACGGCTATAACGGGACAAATAGAGAAAGCTATAGAAAAGAAAGGTAGCTTTGTGGGTGAAACATCCTGTCTGAGAAAGGATGGCTCCTTAGTTCCCATTGAGGTGACGTCCACAAGAGCTTTTTCCAGATCTGGAATAGCGATGGGTACCATCAGTATTCTCCAGGATATCACTGAACGAAGGCAGGCTAAGGAGTCCCTACGGGCAAGTGAGAGCCGGTTTAGAAAGATGGTCGCAAAATCACCCATGCCTACCATGATAAATGGTCAAAACCAGGAGATAGTCTTTGTTAACGATAAGCTCACAGAACTCTTTGGCTACAGGCTAGAAGATATCGACACAGAGAAAAAATGGTGGGAGAGCGCCTATCCAGATGCAAATTATCGTAAAAGAGTTAAAAATACCTGGGATTTAGCCATAAAAAGGGCAATTGTTGATGATAGGGATATAGAGGTGCAGGAGTGGGACCTCACTACAAGGGATGGTAGTGTGCACAGATGTGAATTTTATATGGTGCCGATTGAGGAGTTGTCACTGGTCATTGTCAATGATATTTCCCCACGTGTACGTGAGGCCAGTGAGAAAAGCAGGCTTGAATTGCAGTTACAGCAGGCCCAGAAGATGGAGGCTATTGGTACCCTGGCCGGAGGCATTGCCCATGATTTCAATAATATTCTGGCCGTCATCCTTGGTTATGCAGAGCTTGCCAAGGATGAGGCCCCGGCAAACTCGGTTATAGAGAAAGATCTGGATCAGGTTATTGTAGGGGGCAATCGGGCTAAAGAGTTGGTTAAACAAATTCTTGCCTTTAGTCGTCAGGAGAAGGTGGAACGTCTGCCCATGAAGGTGCAGGTCCTTCTTAAAGAGACAATGCGAATGCTCAGACCTTCCCTCCCCTCTACCATAGAGATTCAGACGGAAATCGATCCTCTCTGTGGTTTTATTTTGGCCGACCCAACCCAGGTGCATCAAATTATAATGAATATCTGCACCAATGCCAACCACGCCATGGATAAATCGGGGGGGAGACTTAATATTGAGCTGAAGAGAATCTCTATTGACGAGGAAAATGAGCATTCATCTCTTCGATCGGGTGATTATGTTGTTCTGGTTGTAGCCGATACAGGGGAGGGCATAGCTCCCAATAATATTGGCAAAATATTTGAGCCATATTTTACCACTAAAGAGATAGGTAAGGGCACGGGCATGGGGCTTGCCACCATCCATGGGATTATCCGTGAGTATGGCGGCAGAATAGATGTTGTTAGTGTTCTTGGTCACGGCTCTGCTTTTAGTGTGTATTTCCCAGTGATTACTGCAGTTGAAACAATTGAGAATACGGTGCTTGAGGAAACGCCCCAGGGGAGGGGTCGAATACTTTTGGTAGACGACGAAGAGTTACTGCTTACGGTGGGCAAAAAGGTTCTGGAACGACTTGGTTATAGGGTAACAACAAAGAGCAGTAGCCTGGAGGCCTTGGCCATCTTCAAAGAGAGGCCGAATGCATTCGATGCGATTATTACCGATCAAACCATGCCGGATATGGTTGGTTCAGATCTAGCTCAGGAAATTTTAAAAATTAGAGCCGATATTCCCATTATTCTCTGTACAGGATACAGTGATCAATTTGATACCGATATGGCTCATTCTCTTGGCATTAGGGAGTTTGCTCTTAAGCCCCTGACCAAGGCCACCCTGGCTAATCTTCTCTCTGGAGTGCTCAACGCTTAG
- the miaB gene encoding tRNA (N6-isopentenyl adenosine(37)-C2)-methylthiotransferase MiaB, with amino-acid sequence MEQRSFFIKTYGCQMNLRDSEIIAQILNNNGYVETSEIGGADLVLLNTCSIRAKAEQKVMSKLGELRRNKKINPRMQICVAGCVAQQEGKQIQAKMPHVDLVIGTQYIYAINELLERSRTEGPITATNLDDKYVIPQFIPETTGKEHEGEFRKFVTIMQGCNNFCTYCVVPYTRGREVSRSIKDIVEEITVLVKSGIKEITLLGQNVNSYAQTNTVTEDDTPATFSDLLRQVAAVEGLKRLRFTTSNPKDLSNDLMQCFKDLDVLCPQFHLPVQAGSNKVLKEMGRKYTVESYLDLVTQLRENCPEIAITTDIIVGFPGETDEEFEETMKMLETVRYHGSFSFKYSDRPGTKANELTNKVDESVKSARLARFQARQDEIGLERNQEYIGTTQEVLIEELRDGEIKGRMGTNHIVHAIGLTNKKPGDFLMAHVTAAGQHSLRGSIVEE; translated from the coding sequence ATGGAACAAAGATCATTTTTTATAAAAACATACGGTTGTCAGATGAACCTGCGTGATTCTGAAATCATTGCTCAAATTTTGAATAATAACGGGTATGTAGAAACCTCGGAAATTGGCGGGGCAGATTTGGTTCTACTTAACACCTGTTCTATCCGGGCTAAGGCCGAACAAAAGGTCATGAGTAAACTGGGAGAACTCCGTCGCAATAAAAAGATCAATCCTCGTATGCAGATCTGCGTTGCCGGTTGTGTCGCTCAGCAAGAGGGAAAGCAAATTCAGGCGAAGATGCCCCATGTAGATTTGGTTATCGGTACCCAGTATATTTATGCTATTAATGAGCTATTGGAAAGATCACGCACAGAGGGCCCCATTACTGCCACTAACCTCGATGACAAATATGTCATCCCTCAATTTATTCCTGAGACCACGGGTAAAGAGCATGAGGGCGAATTTCGCAAATTCGTTACCATTATGCAGGGCTGCAATAATTTCTGCACCTACTGTGTTGTCCCCTACACCCGTGGCCGAGAAGTTTCCCGTAGTATAAAAGATATCGTTGAAGAGATAACAGTTCTGGTGAAGAGCGGCATCAAGGAAATCACCCTCCTTGGCCAGAATGTAAACTCCTATGCCCAAACCAACACGGTAACCGAAGACGACACCCCAGCCACCTTCTCAGATCTGCTTCGTCAGGTAGCTGCCGTTGAGGGCTTAAAACGCCTTCGTTTTACCACCTCAAACCCCAAAGATCTCTCCAATGATCTCATGCAGTGCTTTAAGGATCTTGATGTCCTCTGTCCCCAGTTTCATCTACCGGTACAGGCTGGATCCAATAAGGTTTTAAAAGAGATGGGGCGAAAGTATACGGTGGAGAGCTATCTGGATCTTGTGACACAGCTTCGCGAAAACTGCCCAGAGATTGCCATTACCACCGATATCATTGTCGGCTTTCCAGGTGAGACCGACGAAGAATTTGAAGAGACCATGAAGATGCTTGAAACAGTACGCTACCATGGCTCCTTCTCCTTTAAGTATTCCGATCGCCCAGGAACCAAGGCCAATGAGCTCACCAACAAGGTAGACGAGTCAGTCAAGTCTGCCCGCCTTGCCCGCTTTCAAGCCCGTCAGGATGAAATTGGTCTGGAACGTAATCAAGAGTACATCGGCACCACCCAGGAGGTACTGATCGAAGAGCTCCGTGATGGCGAAATCAAGGGACGCATGGGCACCAACCACATAGTTCATGCCATTGGTCTTACCAATAAAAAGCCAGGGGATTTCCTGATGGCCCATGTCACAGCCGCAGGCCAGCACTCCCTGCGCGGTAGCATCGTAGAAGAATAG
- a CDS encoding DUF4911 domain-containing protein, whose protein sequence is MNTNLESTYLRITPSQFHFLKFILEGYDNLAVLSSEDGKAGIVRLRYPEELRADVFAILTELAPRLNPLLSHFTKEN, encoded by the coding sequence ATGAACACAAATCTAGAAAGTACCTACCTGCGTATAACCCCTTCTCAATTTCATTTTCTCAAATTTATATTAGAGGGCTATGACAACCTTGCTGTTCTTTCTAGTGAAGATGGGAAGGCTGGTATTGTTCGACTTCGATATCCGGAAGAGTTACGAGCCGACGTCTTCGCCATACTCACCGAACTTGCCCCAAGGCTCAATCCTCTGCTTTCACACTTCACAAAAGAAAATTAA